GCTTTTATTAGCATTTTAGTGTAAagtgaaaaataatttataaagtaGAGACCTTTATAAAGTGGAACCATACAACCTATTGACTAGCATAGTTGAGGTAAatgctaaaaaataaaaacatggtTGTTATTGATAAAATTGTATTTAGGACtatagaaatatttggagcacaagtttaTCGGAAAAAAAACCCGAGAAACCCGAGAAAACCCGAtattgaaaaacccgacttttgttggtttggtttggtttggtctatagatttaaaaatccgatacaattagtttggtttggtaattgtaaaatccgaaccaaccggacctatgtacacccctaataaCATCTATAGACTATAGGTATAACATTGATAGAAAGCTGGTGGAACAAATATGATAACATCATACCAACAATGCATCATATGCTCATTTTACATGTTCTTTTATAATATGGTTAAGTAGAAATTCCACATcactaaccccccccccccccctcccccacacacacacacacaaattaTATGCTAATGGAGAACTACGTCACTAGGTGTAAATATATGATAACTATATATACAATTTAGTTATCATCTCAGTAGAGAATTTTGAGTTATTATCTCTTGATATCATAGAGAACATGTACTTTCCATGGAATTATTttgaataaataacaaaaatctttcttattttctttaacTTTGTGCCATGTAAACATTTCCCCATACAATAAAATGGATGGAATTATTTTGAATATATAACAAAATTCTTTCTTATATTCTTAAACTTTGTGCTAGGTAAACATTTCCCCATACAATGAAATGGATggaattattttgtatatttgttctattttccattattttgtatatttgttCTATCTCGTACGAAGCATAATATGCATGTCATATGATGAGGAGAATTAATACTATATCAACTAGAATTTTTAACTAATCACCCAAGACTTTAATAGCGAAAAAAGTATACATAACATctgtatatatataggtataacaCTGATAGAAAGCTGATAGAACAAAGCTGATAACAACAAACAATAATGCATGATAATTATTCCCTGTGTCTCAATTTACATAGCACATTTAAGATTTCGAGAGTCAAATTTTTTTAATTGACTTTAAATTCGtacataaaatatttaaatttttttaaataaaatttacatatttaaaaactacgtAAAATTTAAAAGACACACGAAAAAATCGTGGCTAAAGAAAAACTCGTTTGACTCTCGAAATCTGAATACTGCCACaaaaattgaaacggagggagtacttgtTTTTACATGTTCCTTTATAAGTAGAAATTtaagaaaatttcaaaatgatCTGTATTGATGGTTTCTCTGCAATTGCTGCCATTTACCCTTATAAGatgctactccctccgtttcaatttagatgaagtAGTTTGACTCAGCACGAAGTTTAAgagaaaaaaagacttttgaaacttgtgatcttaaaagtttaaggggtaaaTGCTTTGTGAGGCCATGACATTTTTGTggttataaaaatttctcattaagggtaaaataagtAAAATGAAAGTTTAAAATTGAgctatttccaaatttagaaatgtgtcaacGGAGGCAGTACTTATTATAATAGGATACCTGCAGTAGTACTTTCTGCACTATCTTGTGCGCGGAAAAAACTTACCTACACCCGATATCTGACTATCCGCTTAACCTTTCAATTAGTAGAATTGTGCATTTTTGGTCTCTATTAACAAattcaccaccaccaccaccaccctaCCCCTACCCGAGAAGGTAGAATGACGGTTTCCGATAAACCCAGGCTCAAGGACGGATAAAAAACAACAAGCAGAAACAACAGTATTATAATAAGAAACCAAAGCGAATATTAACAAATTCACCAAAACTTGATATAATTGGAGAAACCAAAAGCATACATTTTGCTAAATGAAGGTTATGCACTTATATCTGATAATATATGGCAGAGATCACAACTGGAATGCCAAATCACAAACAATTTCTTAAATGTGAATACAAACACCCTAAGCTCACAGTCCTGAAAATTTGTGCTTGCTAATCCAGGAAAATCAAGCATTTTGTCACCTAGTTGTAGtttaatcaacaacaacaacctagtgaaATTCCATAAGTGGGGTCTGAAAAGGGTAGCGTGTacacataccttacccctaccttgtgagggtagagaggctgtttacaatagaccctcggctcaaggaaagATGCAAAAGGAAATAGTAACACAAGCAGTAACTAGTTGTAGTTCAATCAGCAAACTTAATCCTACAAAATGGATAAATCAAAGTTAAAGCTGCTTCCGCAACACAACACTATTCGCATACTAGTACTAGGGAGTCGAGGCTTCATTTACACGAGTGATCATAAAAGTATCGACATACTCCCACTGCTACAACTAGTTTATTGCAAAAGTTAAGGAAACTCGGGTTCATGCCTTCATGGTCATTGTGAAGCTTCATTCTTGCTCTTCCtgtataaataaaaattaagttGAAATCTTACTCTTCTCCCTCTTCATCCTCATTATCCTCGATCCCTACCCAATGAGTAAAAGCAAAAAGGAATTCTTTGAAGTTCACCATTCCATTTTTGTCCCAGTCCATTTCCTCTACAAAACAAAAAGACAGGGCTTTACAAACTGCAATATATGAGCGAGTAAATGTATAGAGTATTACCTAAACTCTACCGACTGcatataataaagcctataaaacatagaaatattatcatttcttttcttcgAACTTGATTTGGTTTCCTCATCAAGTCCCTCTGAGCGCAAATATCGCATTTCAATGTTCACATATATATTGACCAATCAAAATGCTAGCAAGGCACACGAATAGATGGGATTGGTTGTGTGTTCTGAGCAGCTCATTGTGACTCAGACAAGTATTGAACAAGTTCTCTTTGATTGCACGCTTACGAATCAATCGACTTAAAAGAAACATGTGGTTGCACGCCACTAGTGATTGGACTTATAGATGATATCACCACATACTTATATAAAAATCGAGTCTCTACCTACGTATATGAGAGAGCGGGAGAGAGCCAAAGAGAGAACTTACCAAATCTTCTCATTGCTATTCGACCAGAAGACCTTTCTCCTGATGTTGTTTCATTAATTGCTTGAATCATCTCATTCCTGCTTACGTGACCATCCTTGTTCTTGTCCAAAAACACAAAAGCATCAACAAGAGTTTCAAATGTTACCTCCAGATTTGGTAGTCCCATCCGTGATTTCTGTATTTGATCAAGGAAAAAACAACTCTGCTGGTGGGGTCAGGGGTCTGACCGATTAGAAATGTAATTCCTCATGGAGGGCTACAGACTGCTCAGAAGATGGAATCCATCTACGGGAACATGTAAGCAGATAATTGGTCTTTGAAAAGCACCGTGTCGCTTGAAAAAAGGATAAAGATCCCTCCCAACTACCCCAAATGAAAATAAGAGAGTTTTTCCTATCCTTTCTTTAAAAGCATTAATTAAGTTATGAATTCTCATGCAACTATATAAAAGTAAGAGATATACATTATTATCCACGAGAAGTTGATGAAACGGTTCGATTGAACCTAGTAACTTTATTGCAAACTCTATATTTGTATAAAGAAACTCACTAAATATGTACAAAAATCAAAATTCAGAACTCAGTCACTAACACATGTTGCTGTTATCCTAGAATTGAGAACCCATAAAGTTCAAATTATGTCTCCGCCTCCGGTAAGAGACAATTATATTTGGCACTTCTGACACCAAAGCAAAGTGAACTACCAAACACTTAGGATTTTCCAAACATCAGAATATTGATTAAACAATCACATTCTCCTGGAATAGTCAACAACGACAACTATGCCTCAATCCTAAACAACTTGGGTTCGGCTATATGAGTCCTCACACACCACGTTCCCCATTTAAATTCATCTCCGGTCATAAAATGGATGGAATAAACAAATTACCGATTTTCTTTAATCAGATTCCAGGACACCTGAAATGGAGAAGAAATGAAATTTAACAAATATATAGAGGTGAACAGGATACAGCATGCAGAGCAGTAGGATCATCCTTCAAAAGATAGACAAGACAAAGAAGAACGATGAATTCGCTGAATTCTATTCCCATATCTTCATTAATATCACACGCTTCAAAGAGATCACTGATTTCTTCATCGGTAAAATTAATCTCCAGTTTACCGAAAGCATGTTTCAACTCCTGTGGGTCTATTGCTCCATTACTGTCTTCATCTACAAACAAAAGAAGACAACTCTTCTCAGATTCTTAGAGTTGTTCATTCTATCTTCCTTGTACAAGAGGAGCGATTTGTAAATTTAATAAAACGACAAAGGATATGCAGCCAACCTACCAAATTCCTGGAATATAACTTTGCATTTTCTCAGGTTCTCGTCGATTTTGGGAAATTTTAGGACTATGCTATCAAATGATTTTATCGAACTTCCTTCAGTTTCCCTCCGCTGCATTGCTTCGGTTATTTTGGCCTCGAGTTTTGTCTCCGGGACAGAAGCCCGGGGAGATTCATTCTTACCCAATACACCTCCCATTATACGTCGAAAGTGGGAGAGCTAAACTTCTGCTCCAATTTGCTCCAATCTATAAGTAAGATTTAAACATGACTTATTAGTTGAAAGAATCAAAGAAATAAGGCAAAAAGGTGCTCGTATCGTTATGCCTACTAGAATAAAATCATATAAACACTCTATTCATATAACTGATTCAAACTACTTCGGGTTGGGGTATAATTGATTGATTCATTGATACAGAAATTTCAACAAACATTTGGTATGACTATGTAATTGTTGAACAAGCACGTAACACCAATAACCAAAAACGATTGACTTTAAGTTCTATGGATGGATGGCGTAAAAAATATTTACCCACTTAAAAGATAATTGCAGATAAATCTATTTAATAAAATTGATAAGTAACCTAGAATAAATGTTAATTGCAGATAACTGTATTAAATAAAGTTGATCGGTAGCCTAGAATAAATTACACTGATGGAGTAAAAATTTCATATATCAATGTAAATAACTTAAATCCAAAATGATTTATGTAGAAATCTTTAAAAATTAAACTAAGGAATTGCATATTATTTTGAGTTCCAACAATAAGCATATACATCAATAAAAAAATATTGATGGTTAATGACAGGAAAAGAGGTAGCAAAGCTATGTTGGAAAACCATAAGTTCCAAAGTTCAGTTCATATTATGTTCCCTTTATCTTCTGAATAAAATTGAATCTTAAAACACCCAAGATCATAGTATGACAATAGCCTCAAAACAAAGTGAAAAGATTTCATTTTTATTAGAAAAAAGATATTGCtattccttctttttcttttctttttctactTCTTTGAGGGAAAAAAAGTTGGGAGATTCCAAATTCTCTCTCTTTTTTCCCTCTGTTTCCTAAGATGAAACCTTTGCAAATAAGACATGATATAACAagaaaaacaaaaccaaaaaacaGAAACTTTTAAGGATGAGAGTCTTACCTTAGATTCTGCTAACTGAAAAGACAAAAGCCCTCTTCTGTCTTCTTGTAAGCTGAAACAAAAAACAACAATCAAAAGTGACAAGCACAAAATGTTGTGCTgattacaaaacaaaaatgaaagctttttttttttttagctttttctactggaagaaaaaaaaaagtgaattcaGATCACCAAATAAATGATGTTTTAAGGAAAATCTTGAAAATTAATGGAACTCTTGTGGGTGGGGTGGTGAAGGGGTACGTGGGGTTCAGCTGAAGCTTTTTATTTTAGTACAAATACAAAATTGTAGGTCTCGTGTGGGTGGGTTTGAGTGGAAGATCTCAAACTCCTAGATTTGCGCATCACCCGCCACGTACCCTCCCtttcttctttctcttatttCATGCACTCTAGAAGGAAAAAATGTTCAAATTCGTCTATAAATTATCCAATTCATTCTTCATTATCTTTTTATAGTTTATTCCTACTTTTATCACAAGCAAATTattttggatttatttttattattaaataaataaGCTCAAAAGTGAGATAAAGGACTTCATATGTTTAGTTTTTTTGAAAAGATAACAACAAAAGTAAATTCCTACGAACGATTGTTGGATCCATGCTCATTTCGTCCGGACAAAGGTCCAATGGCATAATCTTTTTCTCTCATGATTTTCATTTCTATTCGAAATTATATTCGATTTTTATTCCTATTTAGAATTGGTTTTGGCTTTAAGAGAAAGCATCACTCATTATCTATAAATGGGACAATCTTGGAGAATTGTTCTATGCTCGTTGGTATAAGTCTTTGAAAGACTTAGCACATAAGAGTGATTTTTGAGAGAACTTTCATcaagagaaagagaagaaaaagtgtTTGTTTTGCTGCAGTTTTTTGTTCCAGCCAGCCAGCTTCAAATCACATTTTTTGATTCATTAACCGTTAGATCGGGCTGAAATTTCGAGTGAGTATTCGTAACATCTTGCTCTTTGATTTGAACGATGAAGATCGGATTTGGAGTGTCGTAGCATCCGATTTCGAGCTCCAAACAACAACTTTATTTTGTGACTTCTCCTCCTTTTTCAAATGATTTGTTGTTGCTCTTGTTGCTATTATTGTTCCATATTTGGCACTTGTTGTGTAGTCAATTTGGAGAACTTTTGTAacactcttattgttatagtggaAGTTTTTGAATCTTTGTGATCCCGTGATTTTTACCTTCGATTTGAAGGGTTTTTCACGTTAAAATTTGGTGTTttttatcttctttattttttggTTTGCCTCTTCCTTGATATAACAGTGAAATCTCGGatgggtagtgtgtacgcagaccttatccctacacTGAGAGGACAAAGaagttatttccgatagaccctcgactaaaGACAAGATAAAAAAAGCAGTGGCAACAGTTAAACGCTCGACTACTAGTTAATCTTTCACCCTAATTCTCGACGTCCCAACCCtgctatcaagggtcatgtccttagTAAGTTTCAATTGCGTCATATCATGTCTAATCACCTCTCCTCAATACTTATTTGATTTACCTCTATCCCTCCTCGTACCCACCaaggtcaacctctcacacctcctatattttattttattgttttgaAAAAAGATCTAAATTTTCTCCTCAACCTCTTAACTATggtttaaaattattattaggTTAGAGCTTAGCTAGGAATCTAGGGAAAAGTCTCAGATTGTTTTCGCGGTAACAATATTAGACCAAAAGTTGATGGAGGACAAAATTACTTAATTTCAAAGGGTGACTGGGGCCAATTGGAAACTTTTT
The DNA window shown above is from Nicotiana tomentosiformis chromosome 8, ASM39032v3, whole genome shotgun sequence and carries:
- the LOC104102246 gene encoding probable calcium-binding protein CML21, with the protein product MGGVLGKNESPRASVPETKLEAKITEAMQRRETEGSSIKSFDSIVLKFPKIDENLRKCKVIFQEFDEDSNGAIDPQELKHAFGKLEINFTDEEISDLFEACDINEDMGIEFSEFIVLLCLVYLLKDDPTALHAKSRMGLPNLEVTFETLVDAFVFLDKNKDGHVSRNEMIQAINETTSGERSSGRIAMRRFEEMDWDKNGMVNFKEFLFAFTHWVGIEDNEDEEGEE